From the genome of Vicia villosa cultivar HV-30 ecotype Madison, WI linkage group LG2, Vvil1.0, whole genome shotgun sequence, one region includes:
- the LOC131652286 gene encoding uncharacterized protein LOC131652286 has translation MLPIAYAVVESENKDSWTWFLELLIADLGGANECLTYTFISDQQKGLLPAMDELLPNVEQRFCVRHLYNNFRKRFPGKMLREVIWKATKSTYAQAWEREMKRMRLANEEAYLHMMKTPPRFWSKSYFRTTNKCDAVLNNMSESFNSVILDSRGKPLVTMLEEIRTYLMERWAKNRMRFQDVSGNEILPNIRKKLEITSNFTNMWLVRMEDEHIFEVRHLENPAETFSVNLKDLRCSCRRWELTSLPCIHAMASMKSRNFKVDDYIPDYYRVSAYKAVYKHVLYPVNGSNLWVRTPYPDVQPPKYRKMPGRPKKRRNLEQGEIDGSDKKMRRTGFIIKCSRCKKVGHNKLTCKVTPPAQPSQATVIDASQPSQATVTNTSQPSQATVTNTSQPTSTQVPTTQSSSSTQAYMSATQSSRGKQVKGQCSRGNAGNNQSSKVDGKLQKLGVRRPLVAPGPTTRLSAAKNVIGPTTRRTTPTKRLPSKKIT, from the exons ATGCTTCCTATAGCATATGCTGTGGTGGAAAGTGAAAATAAGGATAGCTGGACTTGGTTTTTGGAGTTGTTGATTGCTGACTTAGGAGGTGCTAATGAGTGTTTAACCTACACTTTCATTTCAGACCAACAAAAG GGGCTATTACCTGCAATGGATGAGTTGTTGCCCAATGTGGAACAAAGATTTTGTGTTAGACACTTGTACAATAATTTTAGGAAAAGATTTCCTGGAAAGATGTTGAGGGAAGTTATCTGGAAGGCAACAAAGTCAACATATGCTCAAGCTTGGGAAAGAGAGATGAAAAGAATGAGACTGGCCAATGAAGAAGCATATCTCCATATGATGAAGACTCCACCAAGGTTTTGGAGTAAATCCTATTTTAGGACAACCAACAAATGTGATGCTGTGCTCAACAACATGTCTGAGTCATTTAATAGTGTAATTCTTGACTCTAGAGGAAAACCACTTGTGACAATGCTTGAAGAGATCAGAACTTACCTCATGGAGAGATGGGCAAAAAACAGAATGAGGTTCCAAGATGTATCTGGTAATGAGATTTTACCCAACATTAGAAAGAAACTGGAAATAACTAGCAATTTTACCAACATGTGGCTTGTAAG AATGGAAGATGAGCATATATTTGAAGTGAGGCATTTGGAAAACCCAGCTGAGACATTCAGTGTGAATCTGAAGGATTTGCGCTGCTCATGTAGAAGATGGGAGCTAACAAGTCTCCCTTGTATCCATGCAATGGCATCCATGAAGAGTAGGAATTTTAAGGTTGATGATTACATTCCTGACTACTATAGGGTTTCTGCTTACAAGGCAGTATACAAGCATGTTCTCTATCCGGTGAATGGGTCTAATTTGTGGGTCAGGACTCCATATCCAGATGTTCAGCCACCTAAGTATAGGAAGATGCCTGGTAGACCAAAGAAGAGAAGAAATCTTGAGCAAGGAGAGATTGATGGGAGTGACAAAAAGATGAGAAGGACAGGTTTTATTATTAAGTGTTCTAGGTGCAAGAAGGTTGGCCATAACAAGTTAACTTGCAAGGTGACACCACCAGCTCAGCCAAGTCAAGCAACAGTTATTGATGCATCTCAGCCAAGTCAAGCAACAGTTACAAATACAAGTCAGCCAAGTCAAGCAACAGTTACTAATACAAGTCAGCCAACTAGTACCCAGGTGCCTACAACTCAGTCCTCATCATCTACACAGGCTTACATGAGTGCAACACAATCTTCTAGAGGAAAGCAAGTGAAAGGACAATGTTCAAGGGGAAATGCAGGTAACAACCAATCTTCAAAAGTGGATGGGAAGTTACAAAAGCTTGGTGTACGAAGGCCACTTGTAGCCCCAGGACCAACAACAAGATTATCTGCAGCAAAGAATGTGATTGGACCTACAACTAGAAGGACTACCCCAACAAAGAGGCTCCCATCAAAGAAAATTACTTAG
- the LOC131652287 gene encoding uncharacterized protein LOC131652287: MKEKHCSEFFKETKSENNDYCVISRARASPICYCGDAAVIRRANTDKNFGKKFWGCINYKGSEQRGCGFFKWFNEEVVEDKCEDLMHKFEILSKEFEKLKSRNEDLGNAVTEIQGKLKKFQKWKFICFVILCFWFYRMF, translated from the exons ATGAAGGAAAAACATTGTTCTGAGTTCTTCAAAGAGACCAAATCAGAAAACAACGATTATTGTGTTATTAGTAGGGCTCGTGCTTCTCCAATTTGTTACTGTGGTGATGCTGCTGTGATTCGTAGGGCAAACACGGACAAGAATTTCGGAAAGAAATTTTGGGGATGTATCAATTACAAG GGGTCTGAGCAAAGAGGTTGTGGTTTTTTCAAGTGGTTCAATGAGGAAGTGGTGGAAGACAAATGTGAAGATTTGATGCATAAGTTTGAAATCTTATCCAAGGAATTTGAAAAATTGAAGAGCAGAAATGAGGATTTAGGGAATGCTGTGACTGAAATTCAAGGCAAATTGAAGAAGTTTCAAAAGTGGAAGTTTATATGCTTTGTAATATTATGTTTCTGGTTTTATAGGATGTTTTAG
- the LOC131646935 gene encoding ACT domain-containing protein ACR1-like has translation METVFHSRLNREIETLTERLHPPRVCIDNNSCKDCTVLKVDSANKYGILLEMVQVLTDLDLIISKSYISSDGGWFMDVFHVTDQAGNKVTDNNLMQKIEKELCATRAKEDIDDESELESCGELESYYTKLNVSTENTALEMSGMDRPGLLSEISAVLVEMGCNVTSATAWTHNRRAACIIYVEEKSKPGPIKDPKRLAHVKEELETVVQARGVNGDRNNVRLRNFATGCTHTERRLHQLMYADKDYEGCRPCHGYSSGEHKRGCDGTHVSISRCKDRGYWVVNVICKDRPKLLFDTVCVLRDMHYVVFHAAISSKKSIANQEYFIRHKMNNLALQTEIEREKLVLCIIAAIERRVCHGLRVDICTPNRVGLLSKVTRVIQENGLSIPRVEIGTRGENVVGTFYVTNPLKQEVNPKIVELLRQECGGSVEIVTDHKCPCGLSRSSSSSSVTSESNGSVEDKRKISIGSMLWSHIGKFSSNFGPIKY, from the exons ATGGAAACAGTTTTTCATTCTCGTCTTAATAGGGAGATTGAAACGCTTACCGAAAGATTACATCCTCCCAG GGTTTGTATAGACAATAATTCTTGCAAAGACTGTACTGTTCTAAAG GTTGATAGTGCAAACAAGTATGGGATATTGTTGGAGATGGTACAGGTGTTGACAGATCTTGACCTCATTATTTCAAAGTCATACATTTCTTCTGATGGTGGATGGTTCATGGACG TGTTCCACGTCACTGATCAAGCTGGCAATAAGGTCACTGATAATAACCTCATGCAAAAAATTGAGAAG GAGCTATGTGCCACAAGGGCAAAAGAGGACATAGACGATGAATCAGAACTCGAAAGCTGCGGGGAATTAGAATCGTATTACACGAAACTAAACGTGTCGACGGAGAACACGGCATTGGAGATGAGTGGGATGGATAGACCGGGTTTGTTATCAGAAATATCAGCAGTGTTGGTGGAAATGGGCTGTAATGTCACCTCAGCAACGGCATGGACTCATAATCGAAGGGCAGCCTGCATAATTTACGTAGAAGAAAAATCCAAACCTGGGCCGATCAAGGACCCTAAGAGGTTAGCTCATGTAAAGGAAGAGCTGGAGACTGTTGTGCAGGCCCGTGGTGTCAATGGAGACAGAAACAATGTGAGGTTAAGGAACTTTGCCACCGGGTGCACGCACACTGAAAGGCGGCTTCACCAGTTAATGTATGCTGACAAGGATTACGAGGGCTGTCGCCCTTGCCATGGATATAGTAGTGGAGAGCACAAAAGGGGGTGTGATGGGACTCATGTGTCTATTAGTAGATGCAAGGACAGAGGTTATTGGGTGGTGAACGTGATCTGTAAGGATCGTCCTAAATTGTTGTTCGATACAGTATGTGTTCTAAGGGACATGCATTATGTAGTGTTTCACGCCGCCATTAGTTCCAAGAAATCTATAGCCAATCAG GAGTACTTTATAAGGCATAAGATGAATAATTTAGCTCTTCAAACCGAAATCGAGAGGGAAAAGCTCGTCTTATGCATAATAGCAGCAATAGAGCGTAGAGTCTGTCAT GGTTTAAGGGTTGATATTTGCACTCCAAATAGAGTGGGTTTACTATCAAAAGTAACCCGCGTGATTCAAGAAAATGGATTATCAATACCAAGAGTTGAGATTGGAACACGCGGAGAGAATGTCGTGGGAACATTCTATGTCACAAATCCTTTAAAGCAAGAAGTGAATCCAAAAATAGTGGAATTGTTGAGACAAGAGTGTGGTGGATCCGTCGAAATAGTTACTGATCACAAATGTCCCTGTGGGCTTTCTCGATCATCGTCATCCTCGTCAGTAACGAGTGAAAGCAACGGTAGTGTAGAGGATAAGCGAAAAATTTCTATTGGAAGCATGTTATGGTCTCATATAGGGAAATTTTCAAGCAATTTTGGCCCTATTAAGTACTGA